A region of the Bryobacteraceae bacterium genome:
GCCGCCGCGTGGAGACCTGCCCGATCTCCGGCACCGTGCGCCGGACGGGCGACCCGCTGCGCGACCACGATCTGATCCGCGAGCTGCTCAACTCGCCCAAGGAGGAGAGCGAGCTCACCATGTGCACCGACGTCGACCGCAACGACAAATCGCGCGTCTGCAAACCTGGTTCGGTGCGCGTCATCGGCCGGCGGCTCATCGAGCGCTATGCCGGGCTGTTCCACACGGTGGATCACGTCGAGGGCGAGCTGGCCGAGGGCTACGATTCGCTCGACGCGTTTCTGTCGCACATGTGGGCGGTCACTGTGATCGGCGCGCCGAAGAAGGCCGCCGCCCAGGCCATCGAGGATCTCGAGAAGGACGCGCGCGGCTGGTACGGCGGCGCCGTGGGCATGCTGTCGCTCCACGGCGACATCAACACCGGCATTCTCATCCGCACCGTCCATCTGAAGGACGGCCTCGCCCGGTACGGCGCCGGGGCCACCATCCTGTATGACTCCGACCCGGCGGCGGAAGAGCGGGAAACGAGGCTGAAGGCGACGGGCTTTTTCCGCTCGCTCGAGCAGGAGCCCGCGCGCGCCCGCGCCCCGCGGCGCCCGCTGCCCGGCCGCGGCATGCGCGTGCTGCTGGTGGACAATGACGACTGCTTCATCCAGACGCTGGCCAACTACGTCCGGCAGACCGGCGCGCAGGTGACGACCTACCGGGCCGGATTCCCGCTGGATCTCATTGAAACATTTCGGCCGGATTTTGTGCTGATCTCGCCCGGCCCCGGCCGCCCCGAAGATTTCGGCGTGCCCGAGGTAGTCCGCTACTGCGCCGCCCGCGGCGTTCCGGTCTTCGGCGTCTGCCTGGGCCTTCAGGGGGTGGTCGAGGCCTTCGGCGGCGAGCTCGGCGTGCTGCCCTATCCGATGCACGGCAAGCCCTCCCGCGTCCGGCACGACGGCCGCGGCGTCTTCGCCGGCCTGCCACAGGACATCAAGGTGGGCCGCTACCATTCGCTGTACGCCATTCGCGAGAAGCTCCCCGGCGAACTGGAAATCACTGCTGAAAGCGACGACGGCGTGATCATGGGCGTCCGCCACCGGACGCTTCCCGTGGAGGCGGTGCAGTTCCACCCGGAAAGCCTGCTTTCGCAGGACGGCGATCACGGGCTGAAAATGATCGAGAACGCGGTGAAGATGTTTCGCGTCCGGCGGCGGGAAATTCCTGCCGCGGCACAGGGAAATCCGGGATGATTTCCGGGTCTTTTGCCTGGGGATTCGCGGGCAAGGCCCCGGGGTACTGGTACCGGCAGGCCATTGCGCTTCCGGCGGAACGGAAGGAGACTGGATCCAGAGGCATGTCGATTTCTGACGCCATTTACCTTCTGTTCCTGCTGATCTGCGCCTGGCTTGCCCTGAACTGGGACTCGGAGGGCGGCGGCGGCAAGCGGGCGCGGCTGCCGTTGCGCGGCTGAATGGCGCGGATCGCCATTGCCGGCGGCGGCCTGGCGGGCCTGGCGGCCGGGGCTGCGCTGGCGCAGTCGGGACACGAGGCGACGGTGCTCGAGGCGCGCGCCTGGACCGGCGGCCGCGCCTCCTCCTGGCCGCTGCCGGGCGGCGATGAAGTCATCGATAATTGCCAGCATATTCTGCTGAAATGCTGCGTAAATCTTCTGGATTTTTATCGCCGAATCGGGGCGGAAAATGAGATTGAATTTTATCGCCGCTTTTATTATGTCGAGCCCGGCGGGCGTACCAGCGTTTTCAGCGCCGGCCTGCTGCCCGCCCCGCTCCATTTCAGCGGCAGCTTTGCCGGGCTGAAATTTCTCTCGGCCGGCGAGAAGCTGGCCGCGGCGCGGGCGCTGGCCGCGCTGCTGCGGGAATCCGGGCGGCGGCGCGACCTCGACGCGATCACGATGCGCGCCTGGCTGGAGGAGAAGCGGCAGGGCGGGCGCCTCATCAGCCGCTTCTGGGCGCCGGTGCTGGTGAGCGCCATCAACGAAGAGCTCGACCGCATGGCCGCCGGCCACGGCTTTCAGGTCTTCCGGCTCGCATTTTTCGCGTCGAAGGACGGCTACCAGATGGGCGTCCCGCGCGTGCCTCTCGGCGAGCTGTACGGGGCGGGGCGCCTGCGACGGATCCATGGGCTGGACGTCCGGCTGAGAACCAAAGTGAACGCCGTCCGGATGGAAACGGACCGGGTGATGGCGCTCGAAACCGACGCCGGGCCGGTGGAAGCCGATGTCTTCATTCTGGCGCTGCCATTCCATGTGCTGCGCACGTTGCTGCCCGAGGCCGTGCCGGACTGGGACGCCTTCACGCACTCGCCCATTGCGGGCATCCACCTGTGGTTTGACCGCCCGGTGACGGAACTGCCCCATGCAGTGCTGCTCGATTCGCCTTTCCAGTGGCTGTTCAACAAGGGCGAAGGCCGCCAGGTGCAGCTTGTGGTGAGCGCCGCGCGCTTTCTGCTGGACTGGCCGCGCGAACGGGTGATTCAGGAAGCCGTGGCCGATCTGGCGAGGTATTTTCCGGCCGTTCTGAAAGCGCGTGTCGAAAAGGCGCACGTTGTCAAGGAAGTGCGCGCCACATTTTCCGCCGCGCCCGGTCTGGAGGCGAAACGGCCGCGGGCCGAGACGCGGTGGCGGAACCTGTTTCTGGCAGGCGACTGGACGCAGACGGGCTGGCCCTCGACGATGGAGGGCGCGGTGCGCAGCGGTTATCGCGCAGCCGAGGCCGCCTGCCGGCTGCTCGGCGAGCCGCGGCGGTTCCTGCTGCCGGACATCGGCTGAAGCCCTTGCGAAAGCGCCTGCCCTAGAATGGAGGTATGGGAGCCAGAATCCGGCTGTTGTTGCTGGCGATGGTCATGCTGGCGCCGCTGCGGGCGGACCCGCCGATGACGAATCTGCGGATCGAAGTCAAGAGCCACACCGGACGGCCGATTCCGCAGGCCAGCGTGGTGGTCAAGTTCGTGCGCGGGCGCAACTACCTGAAGCTGGGCAAGAAAGTGTACACGAGCTGGCAGACGCGCACCAACCAGGAAGGCGTGGCCAAGATCCCGCCCCTGCCGCAGGGCAACATTCTCGTGCAGGTGATCGCCAAAGGCTACCAGACCTTCGGCCAGACGTTCGAGGTCAACGAGGAAGAGCGGACGATCGAGGTCAAGCTGAACCCGCCGCAGCCGCCTTTGAGCGTCTACCAGTGACGCCGCCGGAAGCCTAAACTTTGCCGGTGGAAGCGCCGATGGAGGAGGTATGTGGCGCGCGCTGATGGTGTCCCTGCTGGCGGCGGGGGTCTGGGCCCAGCAGAAGGAATCCCGGACGTACGTCTTTGACCCGAATGGCCGCCGCGTGGAATGGAGCGCCTCGACGCAGGGCGCGGGATTCAGCTCGGAGACGATTCGCGACGTAAACGGGCGCGCCGTGCCCGTGGAAAGTGTCGAGGAGCGGGTCCTCAGGAAAGAGCAGGGTCTCCAGGTCACCGAGCGCCTCATCCGACGTTACACGCCTGACGGGCGGCCGCTGCCACCGGAGAAAGTGCTGGTGGAAACCGTGACCCGGCCCGACGGAACCATCACGGAAACCTCCACTGTCTACCGTGGCGACCTGAACGGGAACCTGCGCCCGGCCGAGCGGACCTACTCGGAAACGCGGAAGAGCGGCGAACAGGCGGTGACGGAGACGCGTGTGGAGCGGGCGTCGCTGAGCGGGGGATTTACGCTGGTCGAGAAGCGCGCGGCCACCGAAGTGGTGCGCGAGGCGGACAAGAGCAGCCAGCGGGAAGAGACCGTCTACGTGCCGGACACGAACGGCCGACTGATAGCCGCGCAGCGGCGCGTCGTGCACACACGCGAGCGCGACGGCACGGTGGAGCAACAGACCGAAGAGTACGAAGCGGCCACCACGGGCGCTCTGCGGCTGAGCCGCCAGCTCACGAGCGTTACGCGCAGGAACCCGGATGGCACCGAGGACACGGTGGTCGACGTGTACGGTGTGAACGCTCCGGGACGCCCCATTGAACCGGGCGCCAGGCCGGAGCTGCGCGAGCGGCAGATCTACCGCTCCACGCAGAGCCCGGACGGAAGCGTGGTCACGGTGTTTGCCGTGCAGCGCCCCTCGCTGAACAGCCCGAAGGAGCTGGGCCCGCCGGAAAAGGTCAGCGAGACGGTGACGCGCGTGAAGAAGTAGGAGAACCTGTCGTCGGGAGGGTTCCCCTGCATCGGGGCCTCGTTGCGGGGCTGCATTCGGGAAACGCCGTTGTCTTGATCCCGCCCGGGACGATGGAAACAGTCGAGGAAACGGGCTGGACGAAGCAAGCGCAGAGCGCACCCGCCTCGGGCCGTTTCGCGCGCGGCGCAGGAGGGAGAAATTTTTTGAGGAGACGGGCGCGGCCCATTCCGCGCGCGAGCCAGGAACAGCCCGCTCGAAAATCGCCCGGGAGTGCGGTCGGATGCGCTGTGAGGCAAACGCTGACTTCGGCCGGGTAACCCGACTGTTGTCCGCGGGAGAGCTCCCCGCCGGCATGCGGCGAGTTTCATCCCTGCTCATGCCCCGCAGGGACGTGGACGCGCCATCAGCTCGCCCTGGCGAGCCCGCGCGAGTCGGGGGCATGGAAGCGCCCTCACGGCCAGAACTCGTCTCTGTCCGAAAAGGGCCAGTGGGAGGAAAGGCGTCTC
Encoded here:
- a CDS encoding anthranilate synthase component I; its protein translation is MSTLRYTTPHGITVTRTRSRMPYRRGLDRMLEELDRRRGIYLSSGYEYPERYSRWDIASINPPLEICGAGREIEFRPLNLRGQMLAEMFYHVLRGHPHWASFERHGGLVRGRLKPMAAFFPEEERSRQPSFFSILRALVEEFRHPRDTRLALVGAFGYDLLFQFDPIHLRLPRTGQKDLRLFLCDDICFMDRKKEIIERFEYDFDFESQSTLGLPRDGEDIAPAPAAAPPEITSDHTPEEYMAKVERVREGMKRGDYYEVVLRQTFSAGFAGSVAGLFRRIQKGSPSPYEFLLQFGDEQLAGASPEMFVRVEGRRVETCPISGTVRRTGDPLRDHDLIRELLNSPKEESELTMCTDVDRNDKSRVCKPGSVRVIGRRLIERYAGLFHTVDHVEGELAEGYDSLDAFLSHMWAVTVIGAPKKAAAQAIEDLEKDARGWYGGAVGMLSLHGDINTGILIRTVHLKDGLARYGAGATILYDSDPAAEERETRLKATGFFRSLEQEPARARAPRRPLPGRGMRVLLVDNDDCFIQTLANYVRQTGAQVTTYRAGFPLDLIETFRPDFVLISPGPGRPEDFGVPEVVRYCAARGVPVFGVCLGLQGVVEAFGGELGVLPYPMHGKPSRVRHDGRGVFAGLPQDIKVGRYHSLYAIREKLPGELEITAESDDGVIMGVRHRTLPVEAVQFHPESLLSQDGDHGLKMIENAVKMFRVRRREIPAAAQGNPG
- the pds gene encoding phytoene dehydrogenase: MARIAIAGGGLAGLAAGAALAQSGHEATVLEARAWTGGRASSWPLPGGDEVIDNCQHILLKCCVNLLDFYRRIGAENEIEFYRRFYYVEPGGRTSVFSAGLLPAPLHFSGSFAGLKFLSAGEKLAAARALAALLRESGRRRDLDAITMRAWLEEKRQGGRLISRFWAPVLVSAINEELDRMAAGHGFQVFRLAFFASKDGYQMGVPRVPLGELYGAGRLRRIHGLDVRLRTKVNAVRMETDRVMALETDAGPVEADVFILALPFHVLRTLLPEAVPDWDAFTHSPIAGIHLWFDRPVTELPHAVLLDSPFQWLFNKGEGRQVQLVVSAARFLLDWPRERVIQEAVADLARYFPAVLKARVEKAHVVKEVRATFSAAPGLEAKRPRAETRWRNLFLAGDWTQTGWPSTMEGAVRSGYRAAEAACRLLGEPRRFLLPDIG